Within Runella rosea, the genomic segment AATAAAGAATCTGCTTCTCACGATTGGTTAATGTTTTCAGCTTTTGCTGTGTATCGCTATCAATCTCATTAAGGCCCTGTTTCTTGATTAAATCTTTAAACCCATCACTGTAGTACTTCGATTGGGTCTGAATGTACAACAGGCATTTGTACAGCTCCTCCAAACGGTCTTCTGAGTACAAATATCCCTGAAAATTGGCGTCGAGGGCCTTGGTCAATTCTTTTGAATTAGAGTTGTTGAAGTAAAGAACCAGTTTGGGAGGACTTGACGATTCCGAAAGTTCTTTTAACAAATGATTGGTTTCTTTGCCAATTAAATTTGCTTCAACAATAACGCACTTGGGCTTTTTGGTGTGGATTTTTTGGATTAGGTCATCGAGTTCATTGGCACGTCCAACTACATCAAATCCTTCTCGCTCCAGTAGTTTACTTAATACTTCGCACGAAAATGGTTCCTCTTTTGCTACCAATACAGAAGAGTCAAGTTTGCGAATTCTCATTTCATTGTTTTTCATAGTCGTTTTTTGAGGATAGTTCAAGCGGTTTGCTATGAAGATACATTAAGGTATACCCAAAACACAAGTTTTTTCCGTGAATCCTACCTTTTTATCCGTGAAATGACTATGAATTTAATGTTTCACGGATATTGCAATAAAAAAGCCTCATCATAAATGAGGCTTTTTGGGATATAATTTAGCTTAAAAAACATTAAAACTGTTCTGTTTTTGAAAAGTAAAAACTACCTTCAAGAGCGGCATTTTCGTCAGAGTCAGAGCCGTGAACGGCGTTTGCTTCGATAGACTTGGCAAACAATTTGCGGATGGTTCCTTCCGCTGCTTGAGCAGGGTTGGTTGCTCCAATCAAGGTACGGAAGTCCGCAACTGCGTTTTCCTTCTCTAAGATGGCCGCATAAATCGGGCCCGACGACATATAATTGCAAAGGTCGTTGTAAAAAGGCCGCTCGGCGTGTACGGCATAAAACTCACCCGCCCGCTCTTTGGTCAACAATGTCTTTTTCAATGCTACAATTCGGAATCCTGCTTCTTCAATTAATTTGAGAATAGCCCCTGAGTTACCATCCGCCACGGCGTCTGGCTTAATCATCGTAAATGTTCGGTTAGTCGTCATTTGTTGGTTCATTTGTAGTTAAAAACAATTTTTGAGCAGCAACTAATAGCTGCTTCATACCAGAACGCTATTGGTTAGGTACATAACGTGGGACAAAATAACGTAGCTGTCCTTCTAAAAAACGCCTCAAAATTAGGAAGTCTATACGGCTTTCGGAAACATTTCAACGAAAGTTACTAACTTTGCAGGCTATGCAACAGTGGAACGCCTTTTACGAGCTTATTAATTCGGATTCAAAACGTTTTGTGATTCTTACCCACCAAAACCCCGACGCAGATGCGATTGGGTCGTCGTTGGGGTGGAAACTGTACCTTCAGAAAAAAGGACACACCGCTACGGTTATTGTTCCTAATGAATGCCCATCAAATTTGCGTTGGATGCCCGATTATGCCGAGGTGATTACATTTGATCAAAATGCACAGACGGTTACTCAATCCAAAAAACTTCTCCAAGAAGCTGATGTCATCTGTTGTTTGGATTTTAATGCATTGCATCGAATCAAAGGCTTGGGGAGTTTGGCGCAAAGCTCGACGGCAATTAAAATATTGATTGACCATCATTTGGAGCCAGAACCGTTTGCTGATTTTGAGTTTTCAGACACTACCAAGGCCGCTACTGCTCAGTATATTTGGGAAATTATTAAACAAATGGGTGATGCTGAATTGGTAGATAAACCCATGGCAGAATGTCTCTATGCAGGTATCATGACCGATACTGGTTCTTTCAGACACGGTAACACTACGCCCGAAGTACACTTAGCGGTGGCCGATTTGATGAGGACGGGCTTGAATACAAACTATGTTCACCGGGCTATTTTTGACAATAATTCATTGGGAAGAACCCGACTACTTGGATATGTATTGTCGGAAAAACTTACTTGGTTGCCCGAATACCGCACCGTTTATATGACGCTTTCACTTGAGGAACTCAAACGGTTTAATTCCGAGATTGGAGATACGGAGGGAATTGTCAATTTTGGCCTTTCGCTCGAAAACGTTGTAATGTCTGTATTGCTCATTGAGCGCCGTGATGAAATAAAACTTTCGTTTCGTTCGGTACAAGATTTTTCAGTGCGCGAACTTGCCAACAAATATTTTTCAGGAGGAGGGCACAAGAATGCTTCGGGCGGACGTACAAGTACGAGCTTACCAGAAACAGTAAATTTGCTTTTATCCATCTTGCCCGAATACCAAACCCAACTTTTAAACGTTGAAAAATAGTTTGGTTGTCAATATCTTAGCTAAATTAAGCATTAAATATCAATAAAATCAATCACAAATAACGCATAACAATTAACTGTGCAAGAGCACTCATTTCATGAAATTTAAATCAATACTTTCTTTGTTTGCGGCGGGAGCCTTGCTTGCTGCGTGTAACAATCGCGTCAGTGTAAGCGATACAGGCTTAAAATATCAAATTCATGACCAAAAAGGTGATGGCCGCAAACCCAAAATCGGTGATATATTGACAGTACAATTGGTACTGAAAAACAGCCGTGACTCGGTGTTGCGTGATACCTATAAAGAAGGCCGTCCTCTTCAGGTGATGCTCCAAACGCCTCCGTTCAAAGGGTCTTTTGAAGAAGGGTTGGCTATGCTTGCCAAAGGCGATAGCGCTTCCTTTTTTGTAAGCGCAGACTCGCTCTTTACGCGTATGATGCAACCTCTGCCTCCAGGAATTGCTAAAGGAACAGATATCCAGTTTACGGTAAAAGTCATTGAAGTTCAAAACGAGCAGGAGTTCCAGAAAGGACAAGCCGCCGCTCGCGAAGGACAGGTAAAAGTGGATGCTAAAATCATTGATGCCTACGTAGCTAAAAATTCTTTGAAAACCGTTGAAACGCCATCGGGGTTAAACTACGTAATCGTAAAAGAAGGTGATGGAGTTAAGCCTGTGGCAGGCAATATGGTATCTGTTCATTACGTTGGAAAATTGTTGGATGGCAAAGAATTTGATAGTTCTTACAAAAATCCGCAGAGTGGTGGCAAACCCGTTGATTTTCCAATTGGCCAGGGAATGGTTATCCCAGGCTGGGAAGAAGGAATCATGAACATGAAAAAAGGCGGGAAAAGCACGTTTATTATCCCATCAAGCTTAGCTTATGGGGAGGCAGGTTCTCCAGGTACTATTCCGCC encodes:
- a CDS encoding response regulator transcription factor, with the translated sequence MKNNEMRIRKLDSSVLVAKEEPFSCEVLSKLLEREGFDVVGRANELDDLIQKIHTKKPKCVIVEANLIGKETNHLLKELSESSSPPKLVLYFNNSNSKELTKALDANFQGYLYSEDRLEELYKCLLYIQTQSKYYSDGFKDLIKKQGLNEIDSDTQQKLKTLTNREKQILYLVTEGLTGYEISDSLCISYRTLANHKQNLIHKLGLSSNRQLLKFGLQIKSHINTL
- a CDS encoding nucleoside-diphosphate kinase; this translates as MTTNRTFTMIKPDAVADGNSGAILKLIEEAGFRIVALKKTLLTKERAGEFYAVHAERPFYNDLCNYMSSGPIYAAILEKENAVADFRTLIGATNPAQAAEGTIRKLFAKSIEANAVHGSDSDENAALEGSFYFSKTEQF
- a CDS encoding DHH family phosphoesterase; amino-acid sequence: MQQWNAFYELINSDSKRFVILTHQNPDADAIGSSLGWKLYLQKKGHTATVIVPNECPSNLRWMPDYAEVITFDQNAQTVTQSKKLLQEADVICCLDFNALHRIKGLGSLAQSSTAIKILIDHHLEPEPFADFEFSDTTKAATAQYIWEIIKQMGDAELVDKPMAECLYAGIMTDTGSFRHGNTTPEVHLAVADLMRTGLNTNYVHRAIFDNNSLGRTRLLGYVLSEKLTWLPEYRTVYMTLSLEELKRFNSEIGDTEGIVNFGLSLENVVMSVLLIERRDEIKLSFRSVQDFSVRELANKYFSGGGHKNASGGRTSTSLPETVNLLLSILPEYQTQLLNVEK
- a CDS encoding FKBP-type peptidyl-prolyl cis-trans isomerase yields the protein MKFKSILSLFAAGALLAACNNRVSVSDTGLKYQIHDQKGDGRKPKIGDILTVQLVLKNSRDSVLRDTYKEGRPLQVMLQTPPFKGSFEEGLAMLAKGDSASFFVSADSLFTRMMQPLPPGIAKGTDIQFTVKVIEVQNEQEFQKGQAAAREGQVKVDAKIIDAYVAKNSLKTVETPSGLNYVIVKEGDGVKPVAGNMVSVHYVGKLLDGKEFDSSYKNPQSGGKPVDFPIGQGMVIPGWEEGIMNMKKGGKSTFIIPSSLAYGEAGSPGTIPPNSVLVFDVELVDVKNAPKQQ